The proteins below come from a single Osmerus mordax isolate fOsmMor3 chromosome 3, fOsmMor3.pri, whole genome shotgun sequence genomic window:
- the LOC136941160 gene encoding uncharacterized protein translates to MALSYRMSWICILFGSSTSFADPPKTGYKGNADVDNWWLPTEVLSNTGSSSDSAFTSYQAGGGRVQQRPGKGQQQPNHPRHYNSFMNFVHSNAPGLFSSNPPGKGSSLYAPQRLTPMQRPGSQESQLYPPIYVKKTQHNYQRGKVSFSKTRYSKGSSSLALHSEDETLDEYMVPPQSENGPQPPSHAWFSSDLSDETKDRPVGWVGYYKMRTY, encoded by the exons AATGTCCTGGATTTGTATCCTGTTTGGAAGCAGCACAAGTTTTGCAGACCCCCCAAAAA CGGGCTACAAAGGTAATGCTGATGTTGACAATTGGTGGCTGCCTACTGAAGTCCTGTCGAACACGGGCAGTTCCTCTGACTCTGCATTCACTAGCtatcaggctggaggaggacgagtGCAGCAGAGACCAGGAAAAGGCCAGCAACAACCTAACCACCCACGTCACTACAACTCCTTTATGAACTTTGTTCATTCCAATGCCCCTGGTTTGTTCTCCAGCAACCCACCAGGCAAGGGCAGCTCTCTCTATGCTCCACAACGGTTAACTCCAATGCAGCGCCCTGGCAGTCAGGAGTCTCAACTCTATCCACCCATCTACGTAAAGAAGACTCAGCATAATTATCAGCGTGGGAAAGTGTCCTTCTCCAAAACCCGTTACTCCAAAGGAAGCTCATCTCTAGCACTCCACAGCGAGGATGAGACTTTGGATGAATACATGGTTCCACCTCAGTCTGAAAATGGACCTCAACCTCCAAGTCATGCCTGGTTTAGCTCTGACCTATCTGATGAAACCAAAGACCGGCCAGTTGGTTGGGTAGGTTATTATAAGATGAGAACTTACTGA